Below is a genomic region from Flavobacterium ginsengisoli.
CACAGTATCCTGGAAAAATTGTATATCCGTTTACACGAAAATACATTGACCCAAACTTCATAGGAGACAAGACAAGTACCAAACCTTTTTTAATTCGCTTTAGCGAAGTAGCATTAACATATGCAGAAGCTGCAGGACCAACTACAGAATCTTACGCTTTAATCAATCAAATTAGAAACAGAGCAGGTTTAGGAAACTTAACACCTGGATTAAGCGTAGATAATTTCAGATTGGCAGTTTTAAACGAGCGCTCTTTCGAATTGGCTTTTGAAGGAAATCGCCTTTATGATTTGCGCCGTTTCAATAAAGTATCTCAAGTTGTGCCAGAAGCTTCTGGAATAACGGCAGAACAAGCTGCATTCTATCCGATTCCGCAGACAGAAATTGATTTGAACACAGGATTATAATTTTAAAAATATACAATTATGAAAAGAATACTATACTTCTTGTGTGTTGTCACAGCGCTGGCGCAAACAAGCTGTCAGAAAGATCCTTTGGAAGATATTGAAGAAGGAAAGTGGAATAATGAGCGCAATGTTTTGGATATAAAATTTGAGAACCAAGTAGGAAATGCTTCAATTGTACGTGTTGATGATTTGACTGGTACAATCAATTTAGCAATCAATGTTGATGCTGTTCCAGACTTAAGCCATATCGTGATCAAAGAAATGGTTTTGTCTTACGGTGCCAATTCATCTATTAAAGAAGGTGAAGCTTTAAATTTTGAAAACGCGCAAAAAAGTGCAGAATTAACAGTAACATCTCCAACAGGAAAATCTAGAAAATATACGGTTGTAGCAAGCTCTTTTAGAGAATCACTTATCGGAACTTATGATATTGATAATTTGATTGTTTACGGAGGTACAGGTCCAGAATATGGAGGAGGAGCTGTTATGGCAATGACAGATAAACCTTGGATTTGGTCGGCAACATTAGGTCCAGATAAAGAATTAGACAATCAGCTGATTTTTGAAATGACAGGAATTACAGAAGATGGAAATACTTACGGAACTGTAACTAATACAGCTGGAGCCGATGGTGCATATGCAGATTTTATTTATATCGGAGATCCTCAAACAGATGTAAAGAAATTCTACAGACAAATTCCAGAAGGAGAAGGAAAATGGCTGAGAAACTATGCTACAGGAACCATCACTTTCACTTTTGCTGACGGTACAACGAAAGTTGGAACATTTGAAAATGCAGGTACAGAAAACCTTGGAAATGGCAGTACTAAAACAATTGTACACAACGCTTTCGCCTTCAACTTGAATGGTACAGATGATTGGGATAAAATTTATTCTGATTATGACAAGTTCGTTAAAAAGCCAAGACGTTTTTGGATAGATGTAACCAAAAAAGAATAGGCAAAAAGATTGTAAATCACTTATATGAGACAAATAGTTTTAAAACTTACAGTATCATTTTGGTTAGTGACAGCAGTAATCAGTTGCTCGGCTTTGCCCGACGCAACTGTTGCTGTTGATAACAATACCATTATAAATGAAAATTACATTGGCAACGGAGTTCAGTGGGATCCGTACCAATTAGATTATGGAGAAAAACAACTAAGCATTTCTAAATCGGACTGGCAGAAATTGTATGATCGTCTAGATTTTATGAAACCCCAATTTATAAGAGTCATGATCAATACAACTTCGGTAATTGAAAATGGGACTTTAAACGAAACTAAAAATTACCAGAATATTGCCCCAATTCTTGAATATTGCCAGTCCAGAAATGTAAAAGTTGTTTTAGGCGACTGGGGAGATCGTATGGTAAATAGTAAAACCAATACAATCACCGAAGCCAATTTGAAATTAGCACCAAAATATCTTGATTTTCTGGTAAATCAAAAAGGATTTTCGTGCATTCATTATTACAATATGATCAACGAACCTAACGGTTTTTGGTCTTCTACTGATGAAAATTATGAACTCTGGAAAAATGCGGCAAGTTATTTTTGGTTAGAATTAAAAGCTTTAAATCTAGATAAAAAAGTTTCTTTATTAGGTCCCGATATTGCCATTTGGAAGGCAGATAAAGTAGATTGGATTTCCAATTCAGTTAAAGATTTAGGTGACGCAATCGGCGTTTATGATATTCATACGTATCCTTCTAAAATTACAGTCAATTCAGGTGAATATACTTCAATTCTAAAGGCTTACAAAAATGAGGTTCCCCCAGGAAAACCAATTGTAATGGGCGAAATCGGGTTCAAATTTGTAGAAAAACAAGACGAAGCTTTAATGAATGAAAATATCAAAAGAGCCAAAGCTAAACCGTATGCATCAGTTGAAGATTCGCAGATGTTTGTTTACGATTATGTTTATGGTTCTGATATGGCCGATGCTTTGATTCAAACCATTAATGCGGGCTATTCTGGCTCTGTTGCTTGGATGTTAGACGATGCGATGCATGCAAAAGAGCAGAAAAATAAACTCAAAGTCTGGGGATTCTGGAATATTTTGGGAGAAGAATATTTTGGAAAAAGCGAAGAAGAGGTTCGTCCTTGGTTTTATGCTTGGTCTTTACTAACCAAATATATGCCTTCGGGAGCTAAAGTGCATCACGTTTCGGTTGAAGGAAATCCAAATTTAAAAGCAATTTCGGTTTCAAAAGACGGAAAAAATATGATTGCCATTGTCAATGTTTCTCATCAGGAAACCAAAGTTAAATTGACCTCTCAAAATATGCCTGTTTTAAATCAAGTCAAAAAGTTTGTTTATGCAAAAGGCCATTTAAAACTAGAAGGCGATCATAACATGCTTCCAAATCAGACCAATATCTCTTTAGATCTAAAAAAGAATAAAACAGAAACAATTCCAGCCGAAGGGCTTTTGGTATTAACCAATTTCGATTATTAACCTTAAAAAGAAAATGATGAAATCATTATATACAATTCTGGTTGCCATGAGTCTGTCATTCGTAGGATGTTCTTCGGATGATAAAAATGATTCAGGCGGAAACGAGCCCGAAGTTCCAACTTCGGTAGAATTAAAACTGAGTGACCCAAATGCAACTGCAGAAACCAAAGCGTTGTACTCTAATTTATGGAGAATTCAAGAAAAAGGAACAATGTTCGGGCATCACGATGATTTGCTTTATGGCAGAAATTGGATGACGGAACAAGGAAGATCAGACATTAAAGATGTCTGTGGAGATTATCCAGGAGTTTTCAGTGTCGATTTAGCCGAAATTATGGATGATAGAAGTGCAACTTCAACCTTAAACAATGACAGAATTCGAGTAATAAAAGAAGCTAGAGAACGAGGCGAAGTAATTACAGCTTGCTGTCATTTAAATAATCCTTTGACAGGCGGAGATAGCTGGGACAATTCTAACAATACTGTTGCAAAAGAAATCTTGACAGACGGAAGCGCTACAAATTTAAAATTTAATTCTTGGCTAGATAAACTAGCAGATTTTGCCACTAATTTGAAAGACAAAAACGGAAAACTAATTCCAATTGTTTTTCGTCCTTTTCACGAGCATACGCAAGCTTGGTCTTGGTGGGGTTCGAGCGCGACTACACAAGTAGAATTCATTAGTTTATGGAAATATACGATTGATTATTTGAAGAACAAAAAAGGCGTTCACAGCTTTATTTATGCTATTTCACCTCAATTAGATTCACAAGGCACGGTTGATAATTTCCTTTTCAGATGGCCAGGCGATAATTATGTAGATTTTATTGGTTGGGATAGTTATCACGGAACCAATACTTCAGCCTTTAGTACCAATTTAAGAAACCTTGCAACACTTTCACAGCAAAAATTAAAACCTTGTGGAGTAACAGAAACAGGAGTTGAAGGAATTGTAAAAAATGGTGCTCCGTATGATACCTATTGGACAAACGAAATCAGTATTCCGCTAACAGGAAAAAAAGTAAGCATGGTAGTTATGTGGCGTAACAAGTACGATCCGTCTCATGAAGGAAACCATTTTTATGCTCCATTTGAAGGACATAGTTCTGCAAAGCAAATTTTAAACTGCTATATGCAAGTCCAAATATGATCTTTAGTAAAAAATTGCCAGATATGTACACCTTAGCAAAGAAACACAACAGTAAAATAAAAACCAAAATACAAATCTAAAAATGAAATTAATTAAGTGCACTCAAAATCCAGTTTTAAGCCCAAACCCTAATAATTACTGGGAAAATCTCGTTGTTTGTAATCCAGGAGTCTGGTACGAAAACGGAACATTTTATATGCTTTACAGGGCAGCAGGAGATGATGTGGATCATTATATCCGTGTGGGATTGGCAACAAGTACAGATGGAATCAATTTTAAAAGAGAATCTGATGAACCTGTTTTTGGACCAAGCAGTAACGGTCCAGATATGGGCGGAGTAGAAGATCCGAGAATCATTAAATTTGGAAACGAGTATTATGTTACTTATGCCTACAGACCTTATCCTCCGGGCGTTATTGGACATTTCCTCATGATGTGATCAATCTTCCAGAAACAGGTCCAGATGCGCCAGCCGTTTACAAGCATAATATCGCAAATTCTGGTTTAGCGGTAACAACCGATTTTAAAACCTACAGAAGGTTAGGAAGAATTACGACTTCTAATTTAGATGATCGTGACGTAATCTTGTTTCCAGAAAAAATCAACGGAAAATATGCTATGCTGCACCGTCCAAAACAATGGATTGGAGAAGAATATGGTTGCGATTATCCTTCAATCTGGCTTCGATATTCTGATGACTTAATGGTTTGGGAAGAAAAAAGCACCCTTCTTTTAAGTGGCAGAAATGGAACTTGGGAAGAAAAAATTGGCGGAAGCACACCACCTTTGCGTACAGATGATGGCTGGTTGCTTATTTATCATGGAGTTGAAAATGGCGGAAATGGTTATTACAGAGTAGGCGTTGCACTTTTAGACTTAGAAGACCCAACAAAAGTAACGGCAAGACTAGAAGATTGGATTATGGAACCCGAATATGATTATGAAATAGAAGGGTTCTATAAAGGCTGTGTTTTTCCTACAGGTAATATGATTGTCGATAATATTTTATATGTTTATTACGGCGCAGCTGATAAATACGTTGGTTTAGCAACTTGCGACATCAATGAATTGTTACAAACTTTAAAAGATTCTCAAAATGAAAATTCAAAATAGCTTTTTACTGTTTTGCGCTTTAGCCAGTTTTTCGGCTCAAAGCCAAAACAGCATTCCTGTCGTTTCTATTAATCCAAGCGAAATTATTTCGAATGAATTTATTGGAAATGGAATTGAATTTTCAGCCTATCCGCACGCTGATACTGAAAGCTCGGAATGGGGAAAATTGATGACTGACGAAAAATGGAAAATGGTTTTTGACCGAGTTTCATTTATTAAGCCTAAAATTGCTCGAGTAATGGATCAGGCAAATTGGCGCTATCTAAAAGGATTTGATGCTTCTGGAAATCCGATTGTTGATTTTGAAAGTGATCAAATGCAGGCTCTTTATAAATTGTTAGATTACTGTGAAAAAAACAAAATCACGGTAATTCTAGGAGAGTGGGGACAGCCGTACAAAGTGCACGACACACATTTAAATCTTCAAAACAGTTTTACTGGCGCAAACGATCAGAGATGGATTGATTTGATTATTAAAAATCTGAATCATTTATTAAATGTAAAAAAATATACTTGCATTAAATATTACAATCTGGTGAATGAGCCAAATGGTGATTGGGCAACAACAGACGGCGATTTTGAACAATGGAAAGAAGGAATTACAATGCTTCATAAGTCTATTCAAAAGGCAGGTTTAGATAAAAAGATTTCGATTATTGGTCCAGATGCAACTTCGTTTAATAATCCGAGATCAAAATATAAAGGTCTTGATTGGGTAAAACAGACCGCACTTCAAATTCCGAATTTAATTTCTGCTTATGATGCGCACGATTATCCTTCTAAAGAAAGCATTCGTTCTGGAGAATTTCAGAAGACATTTGGAGACTTAGTCCGTTTTACCGATTCAGTTCATAAAAAGCCTTTTATTTTGGGCGAATTGGGTATAAAAGGAGATCCTTCTTCAAAAGAACATTTAGGAGATAAATTTACTAGTGTAGACAGTCAACTTTCGGTTTACGATTACGATTATGGAGTAGATATGGCAGATGCTTTAATTCAGGCAATGAATGCAGGATTTGATGCCGTAATTGCTTGGGATTTAGACGATGCAATGCATACAAAAGATGACAAAGGCGACAAATATCAGCTCAAGCGTTGGGGAATGTTTAATAGTTTAGGTAAAGAATTAACAGACAAGAAAGAAGATGAAAATCTGCGTCCTTGGTTTTATACTTGGTCTATTATGACACGTTATTTTACCAGCGATATGAAAATTGTTAAACTAGATCATTTAAACATCGAAAAAGTACGCGCCACAGCAGGATTTACAGCTTCAGGAGAGGCAACAATTGCCATTGCAAACAACAGTGATAAGGAAGCTAATTTTACAATTGATGCTAAAAAACTAAAACTGAAATCGAAACTTAATAAATATTTATACACCGAGAGCAAACGCCCAGTTGACCAAAATGGTTTTCCTATTCCTTCTGAAAAAATGAGTTTGAAAGAAAACAGCATTAAAGTTTCGATTCCAGCCAAAAGCGTTATTCTTTATACCACATACCAGTAGTAATTATGATAAATTTAAATATAATTGACTTAGTTGTCTTGGTTTTATACATCATCTTTATTGTTTGGTGGGGATTAAAAAATAGTAAATCAAGCGATTCAGATGCTTACTTTTTGGCAGGGAGAGATTTAAAATGGCCAATGGTCGGATTATCACTTTTTGCGGCCAGTATTTCGAGCTCGACTCTAATGGGAAATTCTGGAGAAGGTTTTATCAATGGAATTGCGGTTTTCAATTACAACTGGATTTCGATTCTGGTAATGGTCTTTTTTGCCATCTTTTTTCTTCCATTTTACATTAAATCGGGAATCTTTACAATGCCAGAATTTTTGGAAAGAAGATTTGATGCGAGATCAAGAACTTATTTTTCGTTTATAACCATTATCGGAAACATTTTTCTTGATGCTGCAGCGACACTATATGCAGGAGCATTAATCATCAACATGATTTTTCCGGGAGCAGACATGATGCTTATTATTGTCGGAATGGCTGTTGTTGCAGGAAGTTATACTATTATTGGCGGACTTTCGTCTGTTATTAATACAGAAGTAATTCAAGCTTTTATTTTAATAATCGGATCGACTTTATTGGCTTTTTTCGCAATGGATAGCATTGGAGGTTGGGATGCATTTTATACGCAATTTCACGACGGAATTTGGCTAAAATTGACAAGACCAATGGACGACCCGACTGTACCTTGGTTAGGAATGTGGGTTGGAATTCCGATTCTTGGTTTCTATTTCTGGGGCAATAATCAGGTTATGGTACAACGAGTTTTGTCTGCAAAATCTATAGATCATGGACGAAAAGGCGTTTTACTAGTGGGATTTTTGTATTTATTTACACTTTTCATTTTTATTTTTCCTGGTGTCATTGCCAGAGGAATTAATCTTTTTGGTGTAGAGAATTTACCGCACGAAATCATTAGCGGAAGCGAATTAAAATCAAAATACGGAATCAATACCGATCAAGTTTATCCAAGATTAATCAATAAAGTGCTTCCTGTTGGATTAATCGGAATTATTCTTTCAGCAATGATTTCGGCTTTAACATCAGCTTTGAGCGCAACTTTAAACTCTGTTTCTACTTTGTTTACAATGGATTTTTACAGCAAGTTTGATAAAAATGCGTCAAGCGAAAAAAAGGTAAGAGTTGGTAAAATAACTGCTGTTGTAACTTTGATAATCGCTATTTTATGGGCTCCGTACATTGGTAAATTTGACTCGCTTATTGCTTATTATCAAGAAATCTTATCTTATTTAGCACCGCCAGTGGTTGGCACTTTTTTCTGGGATTGTTCTGGAAACGTTCTAATGCCGTTGGAGCTTTCAGTGGTTTAATGTCAGGATTGTTTATTGCAATCGTCATTATGTCTGCAAAATATATTTTTGGTATGCATTTAGGGCTTCACTTTTTATTATTGGCGCCAATTATTTTAGTTTTAAGTATTTTGGTAAATGTGACAGTGAGTTTAACAACAGCTCCTCCATCAGAAAAAAAAGTAAAAGAAAACACTTGGACAAAAGCACTTTGGAGAGAAGAAACGATCGCTTTACAGAATGTAGTTTGGTATAAAAACTTCCGTATACAAGCTCTTTTGCTTGTTTTAGCCTGTTTCGGAATGTACGCTGACGTTTTTCTAATGAAATAATTTACAAAATGAAAAAGCTACAATTTTTAGCGCTGTTTCTACTCTTATCAGGATTAGAAACAAGCGCTCAGGTTTTTGATGCCTCAATAGAAAAAAAGATTGATGTTCTGTTAAAGAAAATGACTTTAAAGGAAAAAATCGGTCAGATGAATCAATTGTCTGCAGATGATATGGAAACCAATTATAAAGTTATTCAACAAGGAATGGCAGGTTCGGTTTTGAGTATTACCAATCCCGAAATAGCCAACAAAGCACAAAAAATAGCGGTAGAACAAACCAGATTAGGAATTCCGCTAATTATTGGGCGCGACGTAATACACGGTTTTAAAACCATATTTCCAATTCCGCTAGGACAAGCGAGCAAGTTTTAATCCAGATTTGGTAGAAAATGCAGCTAGAATTGCTCGCAATAGAAGCATCAGAAACTGGAATTCGTTGGACATTTGCTCCTATGATTGATATTGCGAGAGATCCTCGATGGGGAAGAATTGCAGAAAGCTGTGGAGAAGATCCTTATTTAACTTCGGTTATGGGAGTTGCTATGGTTAAAGGTTTTCAAGGAAAAAATTTGTCGGATCCAACTTCGATTGCAGCTTGTGCCAAACATTTTGCTGGATATGGAGCAGCAGAAGGAGGACGTGATTATAATACGACTAATATAACTGAAAGGCAATTTAGAAATACTTATTTAGTCCCGTTTGAAGAAGCCGTTAAAAAAGCCGATCTGGCTACAATTATGACCGCTTTTAATGCTAATGACGGAATTCCTTCTTCTGGAAATGAGTTTCTTTTAAAACAAATGCTCCGAAAAGAATGGAATTTTAAAGGTTTTGTAGTTTCTGACTGGGCATCGATTACAGAAATGGTCGATCATGGTTTTTGCACGGATAACAAAGAAGCGACTCAAAAAGCTATAAATGCAGGAGTAGATATGGAAATGGTTAGCGGTACATATGTTGCTTTTGTTGAATCTCTTTTGAAGGAAAAGAAAATTAATATAGAAACTATAAATGATGCTGTTCGTAATATTTTAAGAATAAAAT
It encodes:
- a CDS encoding glycoside hydrolase family 26 protein translates to MMKSLYTILVAMSLSFVGCSSDDKNDSGGNEPEVPTSVELKLSDPNATAETKALYSNLWRIQEKGTMFGHHDDLLYGRNWMTEQGRSDIKDVCGDYPGVFSVDLAEIMDDRSATSTLNNDRIRVIKEARERGEVITACCHLNNPLTGGDSWDNSNNTVAKEILTDGSATNLKFNSWLDKLADFATNLKDKNGKLIPIVFRPFHEHTQAWSWWGSSATTQVEFISLWKYTIDYLKNKKGVHSFIYAISPQLDSQGTVDNFLFRWPGDNYVDFIGWDSYHGTNTSAFSTNLRNLATLSQQKLKPCGVTETGVEGIVKNGAPYDTYWTNEISIPLTGKKVSMVVMWRNKYDPSHEGNHFYAPFEGHSSAKQILNCYMQVQI
- a CDS encoding sodium:solute symporter family transporter, with translation MINLNIIDLVVLVLYIIFIVWWGLKNSKSSDSDAYFLAGRDLKWPMVGLSLFAASISSSTLMGNSGEGFINGIAVFNYNWISILVMVFFAIFFLPFYIKSGIFTMPEFLERRFDARSRTYFSFITIIGNIFLDAAATLYAGALIINMIFPGADMMLIIVGMAVVAGSYTIIGGLSSVINTEVIQAFILIIGSTLLAFFAMDSIGGWDAFYTQFHDGIWLKLTRPMDDPTVPWLGMWVGIPILGFYFWGNNQVMVQRVLSAKSIDHGRKGVLLVGFLYLFTLFIFIFPGVIARGINLFGVENLPHEIISGSELKSKYGINTDQVYPRLINKVLPVGLIGIILSAMISALTSALSATLNSVSTLFTMDFYSKFDKNASSEKKVRVGKITAVVTLIIAILWAPYIGKFDSLIAYYQEILSYLAPPVVGTFFWDCSGNVLMPLELSVV
- a CDS encoding cellulase family glycosylhydrolase, translating into MRQIVLKLTVSFWLVTAVISCSALPDATVAVDNNTIINENYIGNGVQWDPYQLDYGEKQLSISKSDWQKLYDRLDFMKPQFIRVMINTTSVIENGTLNETKNYQNIAPILEYCQSRNVKVVLGDWGDRMVNSKTNTITEANLKLAPKYLDFLVNQKGFSCIHYYNMINEPNGFWSSTDENYELWKNAASYFWLELKALNLDKKVSLLGPDIAIWKADKVDWISNSVKDLGDAIGVYDIHTYPSKITVNSGEYTSILKAYKNEVPPGKPIVMGEIGFKFVEKQDEALMNENIKRAKAKPYASVEDSQMFVYDYVYGSDMADALIQTINAGYSGSVAWMLDDAMHAKEQKNKLKVWGFWNILGEEYFGKSEEEVRPWFYAWSLLTKYMPSGAKVHHVSVEGNPNLKAISVSKDGKNMIAIVNVSHQETKVKLTSQNMPVLNQVKKFVYAKGHLKLEGDHNMLPNQTNISLDLKKNKTETIPAEGLLVLTNFDY
- a CDS encoding glycoside hydrolase family 3 N-terminal domain-containing protein; translated protein: MKKLQFLALFLLLSGLETSAQVFDASIEKKIDVLLKKMTLKEKIGQMNQLSADDMETNYKVIQQGMAGSVLSITNPEIANKAQKIAVEQTRLGIPLIIGRDVIHGFKTIFPIPLGQASKF